The stretch of DNA AAGGAATAATTTTCCTTTGGTACCAAAGCCCATCTCGAGATCTCGGGACACATACacatatgagagagagagagagagagagagagagagagatgaacaAACCTCTCTTGCTTCATTCATCATCGAAATAAAATTCTCCTCTTCAAATTCGATGTCATTAGAGAGTCGAAGCCTTGCCACACCCTCCAATATTTCCTCAGATTTGAGCAGACCCGCACCAACAGCTGCTAACCAGCAGCACAGCAACACATACAGTGGATCCCCTGACTAcccacaacaacaacaacaacaacaacaaagtCCCAATCCTCCAACTTAGCTCCAATCTCAAAGATCCTTAAATTCTATAAAACAAACCCTAGAAAGCATAACACAGAGAGCAAActgaaaacaatcaaaagaaGCATTGAAGCAACGCTAATTTCCAAAGAACAAAAAGGAGATAATACCCGGCCACGGCGGTCCTGGAATTCGTAGAAGGCTCTGGAATCATTTATGGAGCATTTCTTGCCGACCCTCCTCCGAAACTCCGCGAAATCGATGATGTCGCCGCCGAGGCCGCCTTCGTCGCTCACGATTCTTGCTAGGAGGCCGACCACCGGGAGCGAGCCAATCACTTTCCGGGCGAAACCGGAGACGGAGTTGGAGTCCTCCATGTAAGCTCTGACGGAGACGACTCCTCCATTGGAGCTGGATGGGACTTTggagccgccgccgccgccgcgcCGGCGTTTTTGTAGAGGTAGAGCAGAGACGGCGGAGATGGTTTGCAGGTGGTGGCGTAGGGGGAAGATAATGTGGCGGAGTATGGCACGGCCACCATGGCTCTTGTTAGTGGTGGGGAGCTGCAAAGCTTCAGTTTTTTCCCATTCGCCTATCAAAATAATGGGAGTTATTTGGTAagggataatattttttaataaatagtttaatatttttaattttaggtgggaattcaaaaaaatttcggCCCAGGCCCACGTGTATGTCTACAGGGCCAATCTGCCGAACTAGCCCAAGTTGTTATTCTGGCACCATGGCTTGTACTGGCCTACTGAAGCCGAAGCCCAAGTTACAGGCCCGCATTGTTTTGGGCTGTTAGGCCCACTCTCGTCAGTTATGTAGGAGTCACGGGAGCGAGCAGCAGCACCGCCTAATTTTGATAAAAGTGTTAAAGAGTGAAGTGGAGATGTAGAAAGTTTGTCACGTGCAATTTCTTTTGCACGCAAAGATTAAAGATTAGAAATCCAATTACGAAATTAGTCTTTTTGATGATGCCATTCCTgtcctgcctgcctgcctgcctgccctttgcaatattaaaaacaaatgtGGGgttttaattctattattattattattattctaagtatatattttgaataaCCCCCATAATTCCCAATTTATTATGTTGTTctgttaatatatatttagtcttattttataattttaaataacaataaCGCAAGGCAAAGCCATtccaaattattattattattattatataataatcaaACGAGGGAGAGTTGACTGGGTGGCAATTGCATGCATGGATGGAATCATCgacttcaattaattttatcCTCTCTCACATACTGCTTGCTATTCTATTCCATTCTATGATTTATtgactaaatataaatatttataattatgaaaatattattatcattatggaggtttagtgatattttttttttaaaaatacaaaacatttaTAGTAATAACAATAGTAACTTTTATTTGCTTtgtgatataaaatgttatgtATTAGTATTAGGGTTGCTGTTTAGATGATGAGATACCTAATAAAGAAAAGAGGGTTAAATAAACAAACCCATAAAAGTCGTCCACTCAAAATGCCTATTATCTCATCTTTCACATGAAGAGAAGAGacgagaagagaagagaaagagaaatttcaTCTGGTAAATTTAATAAGGTAGAATTAAAAGTCAAACTATCCATAAATTGGTGGATACATATTGCAGGCGTATCAATGGACGAAGAAACAATCCAAATGCGGAAAGcagttggagagagagagagagagagagatgtgagTGTGGTGTCTGTGTGTAGAAAAAAGTGCACTGACAGTCCGTGAACCCACCTGATTCCACACGCtcagacgagagagagagagagagagagagagagagaaataaaataaaataaaatgaaaggaagGGAAGGAGGATTAGGATTGAGGAACGTATACACAGGTACCAGATCCATGTGCACACATGCCATTGCTGCTGatgctgatgatgatgatgatggtgatggtgatgatTTGATCAAGgaataagaagagaaattaaGGGTTGCTGAAAACCCTTATAGGCAGTCTACTCTCTGCCTCCCTCTCCCTCCCAcaatccatccatccatccatccacaatacccttttccttttgatttatcTACTCTACGCTAGCGAGAGAGAGCGAGATGGAGGGGGGGAATGATGGGTTTGTGAGGGCGGATCAGATCGATCTCAAGAGCTTGGACGAGCAGTTGCAGCGGCATCTCAGCCAAGCATGGACCGTGGAGAAGATGAAGACCAAGGATCCACTACTACTCCTCCATCAAAGCCAAACCCAAcaaccgccgccgccgcctcaaCCACCCCAAATCACTACTAGACAAGACTGGGAGATCGATCCCTCCAAGCTCCTCATCAAGTCCGTCATCGCCCGCGGCACCTTCGGCACCGTCCACCGCGGCATCTACGACGGCCTAGACGTTGCAGGTCcgtcttccttccttccttccttctttcttcttcaaactACCCAtttccaatcaatcaatcaatgcCCGCTTTCTGTTCCTCAAACAAATTACGGCAGCTTTGGCTACTGATTACTATTATTAGCAGTTTTTGGGGATTTCTGAGGGTTTCATTAGTTTTTCTGTCTGTCTGATAATTGAATGCACCGCTGTCGTGTGTAAACAATCACTTCGTCCATTATTGGTGTCAATCCAAGGTCTTTTAACACTAAATTCCACTCTTCAGTTAAGCTTCTAGACTGGGGGGAAGAGGGCCACAGGACAGAGGCAGAAATAGCATCGCTTAGAGCAGCTTTTACGCAAGAAGTTGTTGTGTGGCACAAGCTTGATCATCCTAATGTTACCAAGGTACCCACTATATCTCCACttctctctaattttttattaaactgcTCTTCATTCTGCTCCACAATTTGTAGCCCACTTCAAACAACATTGTCTAAGCCCTAGATTTGAATCTATACTTCTACCATGTTCCTCGCTATGTTTATCTCTTCTACCAGGATGTCTTATATGGACATAGAAAACTTCCCTCTCATCTCTGGTTAGAGAACCCCAAAAACAAACTTCATTCCTACAAGAACACGAGCTAAATGACACAAGAACATGCTGTACTTGAATGGTCTTTCTTATTTACTCGGAAAATTCTCACCATTTGGATGCCGGATCCTTTTTGCAGTTCATAGGGGCCACAATGGGCACGTCGGCGCTAAACGTACAGACAGACACCGGCCACATTGACATGCCCAAAAATGTCTGTTGTGTTGTTGTTGAATATCTTCCTGGGGGTGCACTGAAATCTTTCCTTATCAAGAACAGAAGAAAAAAGCTAGCTTTTAAAGTAGTCGTCCAACTAGCACTGGATCTTGCAAGAGGGTCAAGCTTTCGAACTCTacttttatctttatttgttctTCAAATTTTGAGCCTAAAATTAATGACCGTTAAGGAATTAGTCACTCTAAACATGATTTGTAACTCTTGCTTTGCTGAAGCTGCTCGTGGCACTTGGTAACTAAACCTCCTATTTCTAATTTAAGCAGGTTGAGCTATCTGCAGTCTAAGAAGATTGTCCACAGGGATGTGAAGACAGAGAACATGCTTCTCGACAAGTCACGTACAGTTAAAATAGCTGACTTTGGGGTTGCTCGCGTCGAGGCTTCAAATCCCAATGACATGACTGGTGAAACTGGAACACTTGGTTACATGGCACCTGAGGTATGGTCAGCTAGCATGCGTATGGAGTAAATGTTTGCATATTAGTTTTAAGCATTATCTAGTTACAGGTGATTTATTGGGGATGAGGAGTTTAGTTGAGTGTGTATATTGTGCCCTAAAGGCTTCTAGGGTTGTGCTATTTGTACAAAAAGGGGTTTATAGAACCCTTTATAGGGTGATATATCGCGatttttgttcacccccttctctctctccccttccttCGCCGTTGCAACCGACCACCCGCCTCCGTTCTTCGCCTCAGCCACCTCGCTTACTCTCACCGCTGTAACCTTGCTGCCTCACCGCTGCATCCTCCCCAACCACCTCGCATGTAGCCGCTACATCGAGAGGTGAGCTGGTTGTTGGAGGATGCAGCGGTGAGGAGGCGAGACAACAAGGTTGCAGCAGCGAGAAGAGGCGAGGTGGTGGAGGCGAAGAACGACAGGGAGAGGGCTGGTTGCAGAGACAAGGATGCGGCAAAAGgatggggagagagaggagaggttGCTGGAGGGGGAAGGGGGAAAATGGTCATTGAGAGAGGGGAGACAAGGGCAAAATGGTCATTTAAGCCACCTGTAAAACTagtctgtacaaatagcattatccAGGCTTCTAAGCACCAGTCAACAAAGCGAAATCATTAGTTCGGCTTATGGCCCCGGTTCCTTGTGAGCGCCTCTGTTGACCATAAGTGGCCGTCAACCATGATGAGACTGATGGCTCCCTATGACTTAGTTTAAGGACTAAATATGTCGATATTTTCTGCCAAGAATCTCTAAACCTCAGGTTAGGGTAGCTGATGGCTCCCTATGACCAGTAAGATTGTTGGGCTCTAAACTTTGGGTTGGCTAATGATATTACTCCTTTGCTTTACATGGGCCATAAATGTAGTACATGCATGGTTTGATCTCTTTCCTACTGTCTAACCAATTACAAAACAATGGATCAGGTTTTAAATGGGAACCCATATAACAGGAAATGCGATGTATACAGTTTCGGTATTTGCCTATGGGAGATATACTGCTGCGACATGCCATATCCTGATCTCAGCTTCGCAGAAGTGACATCAGCTGTTGTTCACCAGGTAGGGAAATGCGGACATTGTTGTTTTCCCTTATAAAGGAAAGGCGTAAGGCATTCAAGTGTTTTTATCTCACTTTCTGTTTTCATAGTTTCATATTAGAACTCTTCAAAATACCAACTCTTGGAAGAGTGTTCTATGATGGATCAATTCTCATAGAAGCTATTTAATGTTTTAAACCATGGATGGACATGGATATCCTTAAAAGAGATGCTATATTGATTTACAGAATCTGAGGCCAGAGATACCCCGGTGTTGCCCAAGCTCTCTTGCAAATGTAATGAAGAGATGCTGGGATGCTAACCCTGACAAGCGGCCAGAGATGGACGAGGTCGTCTCAATGCTGGAGGCCATAGACACATCAAAGGGTGGAGGGATGATCCCGCTCGATCAGCCTCAGGGTTGTTTCTGTTTTCGCAGGTACCGAGGGCCTTAGAGTTTGTTTCTTTCTCAAGGCTGAGAGCAGCAATTAGAATGCAGGTACAAAATTTAGTTTAACTTCAGACAAGGTAATTGGGATCCATAGCCCGGAGGGGTTGGAACTGTTAAGGTAGTCAGAGTTGAAGAGCATTTGACCTTGTGAATTATGATAGGCTGCTGGCTTGGTAACAGTTAAATAGTTACTGCCATCATTTGTGTAATATATAAATGCATTATTTACCGTATTCCTATTAATTTTGTTTGCCCGCTGGAAATGTGGcaattattttccctttttggaACTGTCTGTTCATTTGTTGTACAATTTTAGATATTCGGTAACCAAAGAGATGTCATCATATCCATACTCATGGGAAGAAATCTAATCCCATAGCCAACGTTTATAGAGATAATTACATTCTTCCTGAAAACCATTCAGACAAGAATGGAGAATCATCAATCAAATAGGCAACCAAATGAATGAATCCTCTCATCCACCAATTTGTTTGGAATGCGTactctaaattcaaaactaGTAATGCAGAGTTGGGCACACTAACCGGCAATCTTGTAGCTTGGATTGACAAGATTGTCCAGGCCAGAGACCACTTGAATTGATTCTATGACATCTCCAACCTTGACGTCTGCTAATAAGTCCTCATTTTCAGTCACATAACCGAACACTGCATAGCGGCCATCCAATATGTTAGCATTACTTGGGGTCAGCTCACTTTCTTTCAACAGCCAAAACACTTGGCTTGAAGCAGAATTGTTCTCAAACTCCTGTCAGACAGAAACCaattaaagaacatgaaaaGGGATATCTCTAATTTGCAATCAGATtatcagaaaaagaaaagatcatAATCTTTG from Diospyros lotus cultivar Yz01 chromosome 6, ASM1463336v1, whole genome shotgun sequence encodes:
- the LOC127803640 gene encoding photosystem I assembly factor PSA3, chloroplastic, producing MACVHMDLTYTWAWAEIFLNSHLKLKILNYLLKNIIPYQITPIILIGEWEKTEALQLPTTNKSHGGRAILRHIIFPLRHHLQTISAVSALPLQKRRRGGGGGSKVPSSSNGGVVSVRAYMEDSNSVSGFARKVIGSLPVVGLLARIVSDEGGLGGDIIDFAEFRRRVGKKCSINDSRAFYEFQDRRGRSGDPLYVLLCCWLAAVGAGLLKSEEILEGVARLRLSNDIEFEEENFISMMNEAREKRAKLKAPPPTVPMEIRAEKALEAIRVCCLGKDPIEEEDERLLCVMLNAVFPSVGKAEIARIVKDKVRRVAEGSEADLVPEPKRLSKEAVQLQMKDLQFLKQKSET
- the LOC127803966 gene encoding serine/threonine-protein kinase STY13-like, coding for MEGGNDGFVRADQIDLKSLDEQLQRHLSQAWTVEKMKTKDPLLLLHQSQTQQPPPPPQPPQITTRQDWEIDPSKLLIKSVIARGTFGTVHRGIYDGLDVAVKLLDWGEEGHRTEAEIASLRAAFTQEVVVWHKLDHPNVTKFIGATMGTSALNVQTDTGHIDMPKNVCCVVVEYLPGGALKSFLIKNRRKKLAFKVVVQLALDLARGLSYLQSKKIVHRDVKTENMLLDKSRTVKIADFGVARVEASNPNDMTGETGTLGYMAPEVLNGNPYNRKCDVYSFGICLWEIYCCDMPYPDLSFAEVTSAVVHQNLRPEIPRCCPSSLANVMKRCWDANPDKRPEMDEVVSMLEAIDTSKGGGMIPLDQPQGCFCFRRYRGP